From the genome of Rhododendron vialii isolate Sample 1 chromosome 10a, ASM3025357v1:
attatttgtttttttgatcggcttgGCTCATGAGGAGGATGTTAAATGTTGCTGAATATATCAAATTGTGATGAAGATGAGTGCACTTTCTCAACTGCCCAGCAAGACCTCGTACGTTGGAAGTCTCAACTGGCCAGCAAGACCTCGTACGTTGGAAGAAGAACGGGGGAGGGGAGCTGAAACAAGTTAATGGGTGAAGAATAACTGGTTCAAACACGAACATTTAACGACACTGGTGCACAAGATAGAGACCTGGGCTACACCATTCTCTTTCTTATGTGGTCTGGCTCGGCATCTCTTTCATGTAAACTGTTGACTGTTCTCAAAAAGATTCTTTGATCTACAAACAATCTTCTCACACATTGCTTTCACTTTGGGGAATGGTAGTATATTGATTTTCTTTGGTTGAAGCTCAGACTCATACTGTAGCAGGCCCAGGCCTGAAATATATGATAACTTTGTTTTTGTTAACGGAGATTAACATGAGAATTGGACACTCCCTGATATGTTGAATTTACTCAGATGAGATAGCTCTGAGCATTTCAGAAAGCAATACAATGACTTCCACATCAAATATCTCGATGACGCGATTGTAATCGCCTAAACTTGTACCCAACACCCCTCTCCCAAGATGCCCAAAGTATTGATTCAGGATAACTGTGATTAGATCAGGACATTACCCCGGTAATATTTTAGAAACTACTCATTTATTGGAATGCGAATGCGTGCTTTCACTATCTGGGTTTTGTCACTTCATCCAATTAGCTATCAAAATGCTTATGTAGGAATCAAATGATCATTGTGTGGGTATGATTGTTATAGGAGATGTGAACCTTTCAAGATATCCATGTTGGGATGCTTAAACAAACAAATGGTATAGGTGCACACGTATCCCTTGTTCACTAGCAGTTCAAGAATATCATTAGCGACTGCCATTTCTTTGTGTTACATGAATCCAACAAAATAAGCCACCTTTCCAATAGAGCAAACTTCATTGAGGACAGACTTTTAATGCATTTGTTGCTTATGCCCATCTAAGGCTGATGTTAGAAGCAAGTAATTGTGATAGTCACGATATTGCTGTTACGAACCAATCTTGATTTTTTGGACTTCCTTTGCGGAAGCAAGGCCACTCTGGGATTGGCATATCTGATGGGATTTGGATCCTCTCCATTTCCTGAAATCATTTCATTATCCATCGCTTCATATTGAAAAACTTAGAAGCACTAAAGTTTAGTGAAAGCATGGTTGCCAACCACATTATCATTTTGAGCCGTAGTCCGAAAGCATGATTGACCTGTGTCCGTTTGCTCTGTGAAGTGGAGAGCATCCCAACCCCTCACAGAGTCGCAGACCGGGGAAATGTTAAATGCCACTGATATGTCAGGTGTGGTGCCAACAACCCTTCCTTATGGTGTGGGTCATGCGATTTCTTATCTGACCTGCTTCGTTAAGTTGCCTTTGTTATTCCAGTTTTGCTAGGCAGATGTCATAGGGGCGTGGTAGTTCAGGACacaattttggtttggttttcttgcCTAAGTGCGAGACAAGCACGTCAACACAATTAAAGGTTATGCTACCTCAACCATCAACCATCGAGGTTTAGATTCGTTGAATGCAGCTGCCGATACCCTTATGGGGAACATCATAAAAGTGCAACATGAAGCACACTAGTTCGTCTTCTTGATCAACCAAGACGGGAAATTGGGGGAAGTACTTCCACTTTGCCTCTCGTTCACATATCACCAGAAGTGGATCTTGTTTTAGTGAGCAAGGGAGTTCCAAATTATTGTCTGTATTTGTCCAGAGAGTGAATTCGACCATACAGAAACCTCTTGAGATTCTGCAGGGTTCAGCATCATATCtagagtttttcttttctctaacTAAATTGGCGGATCGAGTTTGTAAGTACTTTTCCTTGCATGGTAACTATTCATTGGTAACTCCCTTTTGGATGACGCATCATTCACCTAATGTTACATCATTACATTATATTGTGTTGTGTCTTTCATATTGCCATGAACACAGTGTACGGTAGAAGCAACATAGTATCTGGATTCTGGATGCAGGTGGCCATCTCTACTCAGGGAACCGAGGAGAGAAACGCTGGGCTTTCACAACTAATTCACAACAATATATCCTGTGCTCAGGCTTCAAAGCAACGATACTATGCCGTCAAGGTTGTTAGACTGCAAGAGAATTGCTTAAGGGACGGGGAATTGCATTCAGACAAGttgaacaaggaagaacaaatcTCAAGGCACGGTCATTAGACTGGAGGTAGTCTGAGAAAAGTGACTACCATCTTTGGGACAGAGGATCCCATGTCTGTTTGACAGGTAAACCGCGAGAAAGTGGTTTCAACTTCAGGTTGGAGTTTGGGGTGGTGAATAAAGCACAAACACCACACGAGCACGGAGACAGGAAGCAATAGCCGAGTGGCAAACATCACGTGACCACCAATATTCAAATCCATCAGATGACGACCGAAAACAGTGCAACAAAGGAGCAAATTGATGAACACACAAACCAGAGAATCATGACAGAAACAATGGTGGAATTGCAAGCGGTTCAAAGTCTCAATCACCACCCATAAAACCACTGGAATTCAGCTGTTATTTACATTTTAAAGAGCTTCCACGTTCGAAGACTTGAAAATAGGTGGTAGAGTAGTTAAACAGAGACAGCCAAAGTCTTTAATATCCACCATATCTTTACGTTACCAATTGTTTGCAAGTTTGCCTTCACCATACTACCAATTTCTTACTCAAATGCCCACTGATTCTCCCTACGgacctcttcctcctcttcaggAGTGAAGTCATTCCTGATGTTGAAGGTCTTGCGAATTTCCTCAGGAGTCTTCCCTTTTATCATGTCCGCAACTGTCTGGCATGTCAAATCCAGCAGGCTCTTGATATTCAGGTAGTTTGCAGCCTGAACAGGGCACAGTAAAAatgtacaaaacaaaaataagaaacagaTAAAGCGGGAGGATCATATAAGCCAGGAACAAATGTATCTATAATAACTGGTTAAAACGGTGCTGGTTACGAAGGCAATGTATTTGGTATATTATTCAACACACATAAACAGCTTTAGCTGATATTATGTTTCCACATCCTGCCAGTTTTCGACTGGATAAATCAATCTCAGCAAAGATTGTTACAAGCGAAGTGATacacaaaattaaaataagcAATTGAATAACTAGTCATCAACGGTAAAGTAGCTTAAGCAATTGAATCCCAGGAGTTGCGCTAAGTTTCCTACAAGGACTAAGAAACACACGCAATCCAGCACAGATAAGAGTTTGGGTTACTAATTACCTCCAACTTACATCTCAATAGGACAGCAATACCATAGCCAAGAGACAGAAGCAATGAGACACAAGAAAAACAGTTTTGCATGGAGACAAATTACCTCAGTACACTTTCCAAACCCCCCACACCCAAACATGATCAGAAAATTTCATCACCTTAACCCCAGAAGCTCTGAATTCACTGACAGACAAAAACTTTATCATAAGCATCTAAACCTCATTATCTAACAGTAATGCTCTATTACAGCACCAGTATCCACGATTGAAATCCCTGAACAAGGCCAAAGGAAAATAAGGAGAACCCTACGCAATATGAAACTAGTCAAACAGATCGTTACTAACTCACCGAAAGGAAATCAAATCGAGATCAAATCAGAACAGGAAAACCAATCACTCAAAAGCGGAAGCTACATTACGTCAACCAAAGGGACCAGAACAGATGGTAACCTCATACAAGCCTAAACCTTGTAACTACAGGTAGTGGTCAATAATAACACCAGTAGACATAGCCATCGACAAAAGAGAATTATACAACAACCATCAGCAAGTAACTAGCCAAAATAGATCATTACCAAGGTACCAAAAGCAAAACCTAAAATGGAGATACGAAGAAaacacacacccaaaaaaacttGGGGTGAGAGGCCTAAATAATTTTCCTTAACCACAGTCGTATTGTTCACTTTTAGTGATCTTCTGTTTAGTCTTTTGTCAAAaattttgagggaaaaaaaaactagggcTGTCCATGTCCGGATTGGATCGGATTCCTATGAATCCAATTCTAATCCGTATCTCAcagtttttagaaaatgcaatccaatcctaatccaaaagtCTCACGGTTCGGTTCCAATCCGAACCGTGAGTCACGGTTCGGTCCCGATTTTATCCACGGATTTccttccataaaaataaaatgatgctaCTGCCAACTAAAATGCAAAGTGCAAACACTTATTAGTTATGACATTCCATAACATTACACTTATTATCCCTTAAGTTTAATATATCGTCACATTAATGtaaagttgttaaaaaaaaatcataacaattagtaaagttataattatttacaaataTTACACATAcacatgtatattttttttaattttatttttttaaatatctcacggtccgaTTCGGTTAATTCACGGTTTTGAAAggaaaatccaatcctaatccgtatctcacagttttttaattttcgaatcCGTGTCCGAACCATTAATCCACGGGGAAAATCCAAAAGGCACGGATCGGATCGGTTCGGTCCAGACCGGTTTCACATTTCCCGGTTTTTCTTGGACAGCcctaaaaaaaactatacaataaGGTCAGAACAGTACAataataaccaaaccaaacgagcCTTGTATCTCAatcaattggtcaatcctattTTACCATTCATCTCTGTCCAGGGCTATTTAGAACGGGCTACTTGTTCACTTAGATTTAATAAACAGTACAACAGTAtgaatcaaaattaaaaaagttcAGATCGACAAAGCTAATACAATAAAGTCAGTTGTTTCAGAAAGAGAAAAACGCCTTTTCTGACCCCTCTTTTTTGTTTGCCCTGATCCAAGTGCTCAACACAAACCCAACACAAgtttctttataaaaaaaaacagaaacaaaatactaaatacaaaagtagaaatcctaaaagcGTCAACAAAGGGCACCAAAAAGATCATGCAAAGGGCACCAAAAAGATCATGCAAAGGGGGatcaagaggagagagatgatatACCAGAATGAGATCGAACAGGACAGGCTGCTCGACTTTGACGAACTCAGCGTCCCAGGTCTTGAGCTCTTCCTCAGCGGATCGATCTTCGGTCTTGGGAGTCTCAACGTGCTTCTTGCAGTACTCGATCACCTTGGCCAGGATCTTGCTGGTGACGTTGGGGAGCGGGATGACGCTGTCGGCGCAGTCGTCCTCGATCATGTGCTTGATCGTCTGAGACTCCAAggccaccacttcctccacctcgAAGGCTTCTCCGTCGGAGCTCTTTAGAGTGATCTTCTTCGACGCCATCGACATCTCGAGCTTCTCgttcgcttctctctctctctctctctgtcgaTCGAAGCCCTaacgccctctctctctctctctctaactgctGAGGCGTAGTGAGAAGATGAGATTTGGATGGGGCGAATAGGCCAACAGGGTTTGGTTTGTATTTCTTTTCCGGCAGGGATCTCATTTTGGCActctagttttagttttaggCCTGGTTCCGGAacgcgaaataagtacttattttttaaaaaggtaatttcaagctcaaaaatgatgggcttattgaaatataaaaatatgcattatggattttgtttgaaagatctcattagatctttaatacaatgtaaaaaaaattaaaaaattatttttcatttacattatttttgagtttgaaaatgtgaaataaatacttattttttaaaaaggtgttctgaaacgggctctTTTAGTCAGTAGCATTCCGTATTTTATTTTGCAATCTGACATAAGGTTATCCATAGcgttataataaaaaatggataaccaaaagttgacacgtcagcttttgatttttCACTTTAATAAATTGTTAAACTTAATAATgatgaggttcacaatggtcacttctagtccataaccaaattaaaaggtccactacaatttcacacaatctacCTCTCCCCCTCTTTTTCCAGCCATTTACTTCCCTccattatggttttttttttgtaagcgAAAATATATCGAACATCCCTCTTTTTCCCGCTATTTACTTCCATCtattatggtttttttttttggcgaaaatatatcaaacatatggtgttcttcttagtgttatctatcaaaacaacaccgaaactctcttttttcttcctattcctgtAGCCTATattacaaatccaccactctcttaatctttaaaaaaaaatcagatgtgttcttgaatttgaaaaagaatgcaaagttcttccctcttctttttttgcaaggttcttcatttacTTAATCATaaggggaggaacaaaaaagaataaccactttttagtcgaaaaacttattatttttgctaaaaattaattatttcttaaaatacttgggttaaagtaaaaaaaaaatttacttttctgattcctctcatcgagacgaatcaataagccataaaagtttggcgcaaaactaacaaatacaaaaaaaatttaaataaagacaatcttcagatttaagttaagttcataataATGCaacctaaaatagaaacggaaaaaaagaatgaaataccttaatccggcaacgatgggttaaattgtagataattgagaaatatgagcttcacttttggaggaaaagaaagagaaacagtttgtggttgaagtgaagaagatatagagcaggtgaagaagagaaaaaaaaaatactagttgaaatacacgtgtatataaattttggaatcaattaacttatgtggtgtggagttcacaaattttgattattaaaaaagattgctagttttggttatccaaagtccaaagtttgattatttttaaggatgttgctaagtttgattataccattgtgagctattttttgcaccaatattgttaactttaacaacaattgacttttgattataccactgtggatgacctaatCAAGATATAAAAAGGTAAAGTGTCAGTAGCTAAAAcaggagtgccaaaatcaattttctttctagTCCTCCCTCCGGCCCCAATTTTTTCCAAACCAgataattaattattatattttttaattagtaATAGTActtttttatatgtaatatgaattttatttaataaattttgattagtactatcaaataaagtttttaaaatcacctgaAATCTTATAGATTATGATATATACTGTAATTATCAATTGAAAAGTTGCACAAATTGAACTAAAAAATTTGGacagtgagtttttttttttttggaatgacaAGAATGTCCAAGTTAGCTTACCCGAATCTTATTTAATTATCTCACTGGTTCGGTCAAGTCATCCACTACAGCACTAGAAATTCACatgaatattttttatatttgcaACCTAACACCAACAATCAAAACCTACCCCAACGGGAGGTGCTATAATACACATTTCTTATTTGAgtatgtatcatatgcacccttattaaaatacaccaaaatattatgaatcccaaaatgttacgaatctattgctaaaaagttacgaatcatattgttgaaaagttacgaatttttagtataaaagttacgatacgaaataaaatgttactctatgaatgaccggtcctacaagtaattttttatgaggtggcacaatatgaaccacacaatggatgtatatggtacacaccttaaaggggtgtgtattgaagatttTCCCAACCTTAATTATTTGTGTGGTAAGCAAACTCACCAACTGAAGCAGACCTTTGggaatgttttcttttgttgtggtttatacAGATGGCGTGAGCTGTATGTATTTCATTGGATGTGTTCTTAAAAAATGTATGTTGGGTACGTGGCAATAACGGAGAGTGTGTTCGAAAGGGCGATATCTTCAGATGTGGGCAATT
Proteins encoded in this window:
- the LOC131302555 gene encoding SKP1-like protein 1B, which gives rise to MSMASKKITLKSSDGEAFEVEEVVALESQTIKHMIEDDCADSVIPLPNVTSKILAKVIEYCKKHVETPKTEDRSAEEELKTWDAEFVKVEQPVLFDLILAANYLNIKSLLDLTCQTVADMIKGKTPEEIRKTFNIRNDFTPEEEEEVRRENQWAFE